Proteins found in one Nitratireductor kimnyeongensis genomic segment:
- a CDS encoding ABC transporter permease: MADFWKRFSRNRGAVIGLAILAIVVLVALLAPLIFPQSPWRMVQRPFLPPFSMDQYPLGTDALGRDVISGLAYGAQVSLLVGLVSTVAALLIGIPIGALAGYFGGWVDDALMRFTEFFQTVPSFALAIVLVAIFQPSIESIIAAIAIVSWPPVARLVRGEVLSLRSREYVEAAILSGQTSLTIILRQVLPNTISPIIVLASLMVATAILLESSLSFLGLGDPNLMSWGYMIGAARTVIRQAWWLSFFPGVAILLTVLALNLIGEGLNDALNPRLARRGK; the protein is encoded by the coding sequence CTTGCGATCCTCGCCATCGTGGTTCTTGTTGCGCTGCTTGCGCCGCTGATCTTTCCGCAATCGCCGTGGCGCATGGTGCAGCGGCCCTTCCTGCCGCCGTTTTCCATGGATCAGTATCCGCTGGGCACCGACGCGCTTGGCCGAGACGTGATCTCCGGCCTTGCCTATGGGGCGCAGGTCTCGCTTCTGGTCGGTCTCGTCTCGACAGTCGCCGCCCTTTTGATCGGCATCCCCATCGGTGCGCTGGCCGGCTATTTCGGCGGTTGGGTGGACGACGCGCTGATGCGCTTTACCGAGTTCTTCCAGACCGTGCCGAGCTTTGCGCTCGCCATCGTTCTGGTGGCGATCTTCCAGCCCTCGATCGAATCGATCATTGCGGCAATCGCCATCGTGAGCTGGCCGCCCGTCGCCCGCCTCGTGCGCGGCGAGGTGCTTTCGCTGCGCTCGCGTGAATATGTGGAAGCGGCGATCCTTTCGGGCCAGACGAGCCTGACGATCATTCTGCGGCAGGTTCTGCCCAACACGATCTCGCCCATCATCGTGCTTGCCTCGCTGATGGTGGCAACGGCGATCCTTTTGGAATCCTCGCTCTCCTTCCTTGGGCTCGGCGACCCCAACCTCATGTCGTGGGGCTACATGATCGGCGCGGCGCGAACGGTGATCCGGCAGGCCTGGTGGCTTTCCTTCTTCCCCGGCGTTGCCATTCTACTCACCGTTCTGGCGCTGAACCTGATCGGCGAAGGGCTGAACGATGCGCTCAACCCGCGCCTTGCGCGGCGCGGCAAATAG